One genomic window of Pontibacillus halophilus JSM 076056 = DSM 19796 includes the following:
- a CDS encoding methionine biosynthesis PLP-dependent protein: protein MSNHHILTKLAQTGNRSETTTGAVNPPIYLSTAYRHEGIGQSTGYDYTRTGNPTRAVLEQSIADLEGGESGFAFSSGMAAIQATFGLFEPGDEFIVTQDVYGGSYRLFENQLKKSGLSFNYVNSSNPKDFEQAITDKTKGFFIETPTNPLMTEIDVQQMSEIAAEHELLLIVDNTFYTPYLQRPIELGADLVIHSATKYLGGHNDVLAGLVVSRHEALSEQLASEQNATGAVLSPFDCWLLMRGMKTLGLRMSQHEENAKLVAAFLEHNPYVTDVLYPGQGGMLSFRVESEEAIPILLESFRLISFAESLGGTETFITYPATQTHMDIPEEIRSNYGVCNRLLRLSVGLEYSEDLMKDLKEALEAAHKGVEVHE, encoded by the coding sequence ATGAGCAACCATCATATACTGACAAAGCTCGCGCAAACAGGGAATCGTTCTGAAACTACAACAGGAGCCGTGAATCCGCCCATTTACCTCTCCACCGCTTACCGCCATGAAGGGATTGGGCAGTCTACTGGATATGATTACACACGCACGGGCAATCCTACTCGTGCTGTGTTGGAACAATCAATTGCGGATTTAGAAGGGGGAGAATCAGGGTTTGCCTTCAGCTCCGGAATGGCAGCCATTCAAGCTACATTTGGACTATTTGAACCTGGTGATGAATTCATCGTCACTCAAGATGTGTATGGAGGGTCCTATCGACTATTTGAAAACCAACTCAAGAAATCAGGTTTATCCTTCAATTATGTGAATAGCTCAAACCCAAAGGATTTCGAACAAGCAATCACCGATAAGACGAAAGGTTTCTTTATCGAAACACCAACGAATCCACTTATGACAGAGATTGATGTACAACAAATGAGTGAAATTGCTGCTGAACACGAATTGCTACTTATCGTTGACAACACCTTCTACACCCCATATTTGCAGCGACCAATTGAACTTGGAGCGGACCTTGTCATTCATAGCGCGACAAAGTATTTAGGCGGGCATAATGATGTGTTAGCAGGACTAGTCGTATCAAGACATGAAGCATTAAGTGAACAACTAGCTTCTGAACAAAATGCAACAGGTGCGGTACTATCTCCCTTTGACTGTTGGCTATTAATGCGCGGAATGAAGACACTTGGTTTACGCATGAGTCAACACGAAGAGAACGCGAAACTGGTCGCTGCCTTCTTAGAGCACAATCCATATGTAACGGACGTCCTTTATCCAGGGCAAGGTGGCATGCTTTCGTTTAGAGTAGAATCAGAAGAAGCCATACCGATACTCTTGGAAAGCTTTCGCCTCATATCGTTTGCAGAGAGCTTAGGTGGCACTGAAACGTTTATCACTTATCCAGCAACACAAACCCATATGGATATCCCAGAAGAAATTCGCTCGAACTATGGAGTCTGCAATCGCTTGCTACGTCTATCAGTTGGCCTTGAATATAGTGAGGATTTAATGAAGGATTTGAAAGAAGCTTTAGAAGCAGCTCATAAAGGAGTTGAAGTGCATGAGTAA
- the metC gene encoding cystathionine beta-lyase produces MSNYSTQTKLIHNTYSVDETTNAVSVPIQQASTFHQNDFTKFGRYDYARSGNPTREALESTIAQLEGGSHGYAFASGMAAVSTTLMMFSKGDHLIVSEDVYGGTYRFVTEVLSRYGIEHTFVDLTKLDQLKKSFQPNTKAVYIETPSNPLLKVTDVSSVSELAHEHHALSIIDNTFLTPVLQQPLSLGVDIVIHSATKFLAGHSDVVAGLVVVNNETLADRIGFLQNSCGAILAPHDSWLVMRGMKTLHARLRQSVESTETIAAYLNQHPLIKNVYYPGLPSNPYYDVQKKQAVNGGAVVSFELVNGEATEAFVQHLQLPVFAVSLGAVESILSYPRTMSHGSMPDQECDARGITKGLLRLSVGLESCDELIADFEQALASTTLSHV; encoded by the coding sequence ATGAGTAACTATTCAACGCAAACAAAGCTCATCCACAATACGTATTCTGTGGATGAGACGACAAATGCAGTCAGTGTACCCATCCAACAAGCCTCTACTTTTCATCAGAATGACTTTACAAAGTTTGGTCGCTATGACTATGCTCGCTCAGGAAACCCTACACGCGAGGCACTCGAGTCCACCATTGCGCAATTGGAAGGGGGATCACATGGTTATGCCTTCGCATCTGGCATGGCTGCAGTGTCTACAACGCTCATGATGTTCTCGAAGGGCGATCACCTTATAGTCTCTGAAGATGTGTACGGCGGGACATACCGCTTTGTGACTGAAGTCTTATCACGCTATGGCATTGAACATACATTTGTGGACCTAACGAAGCTTGATCAACTGAAGAAATCCTTTCAACCAAATACGAAGGCGGTGTATATCGAAACACCCTCGAATCCTCTATTAAAGGTCACCGATGTTTCTTCCGTCTCTGAACTAGCTCATGAACACCATGCCTTATCGATTATAGATAACACGTTCTTAACTCCTGTTCTGCAACAACCTCTCTCGCTCGGCGTCGACATCGTCATTCATAGCGCAACGAAGTTTCTTGCAGGGCATAGCGATGTTGTGGCAGGCCTTGTTGTTGTAAACAACGAGACACTGGCTGACCGAATTGGCTTTCTCCAGAATTCATGCGGCGCTATTTTAGCTCCTCATGACAGCTGGCTTGTCATGCGTGGGATGAAGACCTTACATGCTCGATTACGTCAATCTGTAGAGTCAACTGAAACCATCGCAGCTTATCTCAACCAGCACCCGTTGATTAAGAATGTCTACTATCCTGGTTTACCTAGCAATCCGTACTACGACGTCCAGAAGAAACAAGCCGTTAACGGCGGCGCTGTTGTTTCCTTTGAACTGGTGAATGGAGAAGCAACTGAAGCATTTGTTCAACACCTTCAACTCCCTGTATTCGCCGTTAGTCTCGGTGCTGTCGAATCGATTCTCTCCTACCCAAGAACGATGTCTCACGGGTCAATGCCTGACCAAGAATGCGACGCGCGGGGAATTACGAAAGGACTTCTTCGCCTCTCCGTTGGATTAGAAAGTTGTGACGAGTTAATTGCCGATTTCGAACAAGCACTTGCTTCAACAACACTTAGCCATGTATAA
- the nikB gene encoding nickel ABC transporter permease: MLKYSAKRIVTMIPLLFVISIIAFLFVHFIPGDPARIIAGNDATLEEIESIQEKYGLTDPLYKQYGSFMSNLLQGDLGTSIVSGRPVIDMIKERFIPTLTLTLASMFWALLFGLLIGVIAAVKRNKWQDHLSMFLAVSGVSIPSFWLGLVLIQVFSVQLGWFPTGGIDGIQSYILPSITLGAGVAAIIARFTRSSVMDVLKEDYIRTGRAKGISEIKVVNGHGLRNALIPVVTMAGLQFGFLLSGSIITETIFSWPGLGRLLINSITARDYPVIQAEILLFSLEFLLINLLVDLLYGFLNPKIRYGEGT, translated from the coding sequence ATGCTAAAGTATTCAGCTAAACGAATTGTGACGATGATTCCACTGTTGTTCGTCATCTCAATCATCGCTTTTTTGTTTGTTCATTTCATTCCAGGTGACCCTGCTCGTATTATTGCTGGAAATGATGCAACGCTAGAAGAGATTGAAAGTATACAAGAGAAGTATGGGTTGACGGACCCGTTGTATAAACAATATGGCAGTTTCATGTCTAATCTCTTGCAAGGTGACTTGGGCACATCAATTGTGAGTGGGCGTCCTGTAATCGACATGATTAAGGAACGGTTTATTCCTACTTTAACGTTAACGCTTGCGAGTATGTTTTGGGCTTTGTTATTTGGGTTGTTAATTGGGGTCATAGCTGCAGTGAAACGAAATAAATGGCAAGACCACCTTTCTATGTTTCTAGCTGTATCAGGGGTTTCCATTCCATCATTCTGGTTAGGTCTCGTCTTAATACAGGTGTTCTCCGTCCAACTTGGCTGGTTTCCAACAGGTGGTATAGACGGCATACAATCTTACATACTTCCCTCTATTACGTTGGGGGCTGGAGTAGCGGCTATAATAGCTAGATTTACTCGTTCTTCTGTAATGGATGTATTGAAAGAAGACTACATAAGGACTGGGAGAGCAAAGGGGATATCTGAGATAAAGGTCGTGAATGGTCATGGTCTTCGTAATGCATTGATACCTGTTGTTACAATGGCTGGCTTACAGTTCGGATTCTTATTAAGTGGGTCCATCATTACAGAAACGATTTTTAGTTGGCCGGGACTTGGAAGACTATTAATTAACTCAATTACCGCTCGGGATTATCCTGTCATTCAAGCTGAGATCCTGCTCTTTTCTTTAGAGTTCTTGCTGATTAATCTACTTGTAGACTTATTATACGGCTTTCTAAATCCTAAAATTCGATACGGGGAGGGGACATAA
- a CDS encoding ABC transporter permease subunit yields the protein MAALQQTTESPTEVTTTPFQRFARSFRKQRVAFGAGVFLILLFLIAIVGPFVAPYEPNAPDYNAMLAGPSAEHIAGTDAFGRDIFSRILSGAWISLSVGVSSVLIGALLGTALGIISGYFGGWVDSAIMRFADVLLAFPGMLLAIGIIAILGPGLLNVVLAVAIFSIPVFSRIIRSTTLSIKSTLYVEATQSFGASHFRIIWKHILPGTFSTLIVYFTMRIGSAILIAAGLSFLGLGADPSTPEWGAMLSSGREYLNQAPHVTFFPGLAIFLTVLAFNLLGDGLRDALDPKVSE from the coding sequence ATGGCAGCATTGCAGCAAACAACAGAATCACCCACAGAAGTAACGACAACTCCGTTTCAACGATTTGCTCGGTCATTTAGAAAACAACGAGTAGCGTTTGGGGCAGGGGTCTTCCTTATCCTATTATTCCTAATTGCCATTGTGGGGCCTTTTGTAGCTCCATATGAGCCAAATGCTCCAGATTACAACGCCATGTTAGCTGGTCCTTCAGCTGAACATATCGCAGGTACAGATGCTTTCGGGCGAGACATATTCAGCAGAATACTAAGTGGTGCATGGATTTCCTTATCTGTTGGTGTTTCTTCTGTTCTAATAGGTGCGTTACTTGGAACTGCCCTTGGAATCATTAGTGGTTATTTCGGGGGTTGGGTTGATAGTGCAATTATGAGATTCGCAGATGTCTTGCTCGCATTTCCTGGCATGCTTCTAGCAATCGGGATTATCGCCATCTTAGGCCCAGGTCTACTGAACGTCGTATTAGCTGTAGCTATATTTAGCATTCCGGTCTTCTCTCGCATTATTAGGAGTACAACTTTGTCGATCAAGTCTACTCTTTATGTTGAAGCGACACAATCCTTTGGAGCATCTCACTTCAGAATCATATGGAAGCATATTCTCCCAGGTACCTTCTCCACGTTGATCGTCTACTTTACAATGCGAATTGGTTCAGCCATCTTAATCGCGGCTGGATTGAGTTTTCTTGGACTCGGGGCTGACCCATCAACTCCTGAATGGGGAGCGATGCTAAGTTCAGGTCGTGAGTATTTAAATCAAGCACCACATGTCACATTCTTTCCTGGTCTAGCCATATTCTTAACTGTACTTGCTTTCAACTTGCTTGGAGACGGTTTAAGAGATGCATTAGACCCGAAAGTAAGCGAATAG
- a CDS encoding gamma-glutamyl-gamma-aminobutyrate hydrolase family protein codes for MTALIGVSGSIIIDQDGRFPGYKRAYVNDDYIQSVLRAGGIPFILPVLESEEAVRKQAEAMDGLILSGGQDVNPLLYGEDPKPKQGVPFPERDRSEALLVEEMLRQGKPIFAICRGLQLLNVAQGGSLHQDLSYVSEDVVKHDQYGKPSMETHRIFTEPDSYMEHTFGSETLTNSFHHQAIKSVAPGYRATAFASDGTIEAIELVNGNPFVIGVQWHAEMMSLNHERMQRLFNDFVEASLTRKAEYIA; via the coding sequence ATGACAGCGTTAATTGGAGTTTCCGGAAGTATCATCATCGACCAAGACGGAAGGTTCCCAGGTTATAAACGGGCTTATGTGAATGACGACTACATTCAATCTGTGCTTCGAGCCGGGGGGATTCCATTTATTCTACCCGTATTAGAATCGGAGGAGGCTGTGCGTAAGCAAGCGGAGGCAATGGATGGATTAATCTTATCAGGTGGACAAGATGTGAACCCTCTCCTCTATGGAGAAGATCCAAAACCAAAGCAAGGTGTGCCTTTCCCAGAACGCGATAGATCTGAAGCACTGTTAGTTGAAGAAATGCTGCGACAAGGGAAACCAATCTTTGCAATATGCCGAGGTCTTCAACTATTAAATGTCGCCCAAGGCGGTAGTCTTCATCAAGATTTATCTTACGTTAGTGAGGATGTAGTGAAGCACGACCAGTATGGGAAGCCATCGATGGAGACTCACCGCATATTTACAGAGCCAGACAGTTATATGGAGCACACTTTCGGAAGCGAAACGTTAACGAACTCCTTTCACCATCAAGCCATTAAGTCCGTTGCTCCGGGATATAGAGCCACAGCGTTTGCATCCGATGGAACAATTGAAGCAATTGAGCTTGTGAATGGTAATCCATTCGTAATCGGAGTTCAATGGCACGCAGAAATGATGTCTCTAAATCATGAACGGATGCAACGACTTTTCAACGATTTTGTCGAAGCTAGCTTGACCCGAAAAGCCGAGTATATCGCTTAA
- a CDS encoding SLC13 family permease — translation MRDSVSMLWDTMWKGHTHVIDSIRFIASGNNGGGGTPIPSSETEKGGQPGRNLNPIFTPRQKVGLVLGPLLFLLTLLFFRPSGLSMEGVAVLASTLWIATWWITEAAPIPATALLPIVLFPLTGGLEIDATTSAYGDDNIFLFLGGFVIALALERWNLHKRIALGIIAMIGTSTERIVLGFMVATGFLSMWISNTATSMMMVPIGLAIIYQVAEAVKDEEEIDTSPGEFRFGKALMLGIAYSASIGGLGTLIGTPPNTLFAGAVENLYGIQFSFGKWMLFGVPLAIVFTLISWFYLVKIAYPMKLKELPGGKSVIEKERSELGKMSKEEQVVLTVFVLTAVLWISRSFIIQPYIPGINDAVIGIGAAILLFVIPSRNFRGQFLMDWDTAKKLPWGILLLFGGGLAIASGFKESGLAEWMGQQLTVLENVPFFLILVAVITMVIFLTEITSNTATASMMFPIMGTLAMAIGVHPYSLMVAAGIAASCAFMLPVATPPNAVVFGSGYLRIPDMVRAGIWLNVAAIFVLSLAIYLLLPLVWGVDLTIFPERFLN, via the coding sequence ATGAGAGATTCGGTCTCAATGTTATGGGATACAATGTGGAAAGGACACACGCACGTAATTGATTCTATACGCTTTATTGCAAGCGGTAACAATGGTGGTGGGGGCACCCCAATCCCTTCATCCGAGACAGAAAAAGGGGGGCAACCTGGTCGTAATCTGAATCCAATCTTTACTCCTAGGCAGAAGGTTGGTTTAGTGCTAGGCCCTCTTCTTTTCTTACTCACGTTGTTGTTCTTTAGACCAAGTGGATTATCCATGGAAGGTGTCGCTGTGTTGGCATCTACGCTTTGGATTGCTACATGGTGGATAACAGAAGCGGCACCTATACCTGCAACGGCTTTATTGCCTATCGTTTTATTTCCGCTGACGGGTGGTTTAGAAATTGACGCCACCACCTCAGCTTACGGTGATGATAATATCTTTCTTTTCCTTGGCGGGTTCGTCATAGCATTAGCACTTGAAAGATGGAACTTACATAAGCGGATTGCTCTAGGAATTATTGCAATGATTGGTACGAGTACAGAGCGAATCGTACTAGGCTTCATGGTAGCGACAGGATTTCTGTCGATGTGGATTTCAAATACGGCGACGTCTATGATGATGGTGCCAATTGGACTGGCTATCATCTATCAAGTCGCTGAAGCAGTTAAAGATGAAGAGGAAATTGACACATCCCCAGGGGAATTTCGCTTTGGGAAGGCACTTATGCTTGGAATTGCGTATTCTGCTTCTATTGGTGGACTGGGGACGTTGATTGGTACTCCGCCTAACACGTTGTTTGCAGGAGCTGTCGAGAACTTATATGGCATACAGTTTTCATTTGGGAAATGGATGTTATTCGGTGTTCCTCTAGCAATCGTATTTACACTTATTTCTTGGTTCTATCTTGTGAAGATTGCATATCCAATGAAATTAAAAGAGCTACCAGGTGGCAAATCAGTCATTGAAAAAGAACGAAGCGAACTAGGAAAGATGAGCAAGGAAGAGCAAGTCGTGCTTACGGTATTTGTGCTGACGGCTGTGCTGTGGATATCGAGGTCATTCATTATTCAACCTTATATACCTGGCATCAATGATGCTGTAATTGGAATTGGAGCTGCTATTCTCTTATTTGTGATCCCATCAAGAAACTTCCGTGGCCAATTCTTAATGGACTGGGATACGGCAAAGAAACTACCATGGGGCATTCTACTTTTATTTGGTGGAGGGCTAGCTATTGCTTCTGGATTCAAAGAGTCAGGCCTAGCAGAATGGATGGGACAACAGCTAACTGTTCTTGAGAATGTTCCGTTCTTCCTAATTCTTGTTGCCGTCATTACGATGGTGATCTTCTTAACTGAAATTACATCCAACACGGCTACAGCTTCTATGATGTTCCCTATTATGGGTACGCTCGCCATGGCCATCGGTGTCCATCCATACAGTCTGATGGTTGCCGCTGGAATTGCGGCATCGTGTGCATTTATGTTGCCGGTTGCGACCCCACCAAATGCCGTCGTCTTCGGCTCGGGGTATTTACGCATACCTGATATGGTTAGAGCTGGAATATGGTTGAATGTAGCCGCAATCTTTGTATTATCTTTGGCTATTTATCTATTATTACCATTGGTATGGGGCGTGGATTTAACAATCTTCCCTGAACGATTCCTCAATTAG
- a CDS encoding ABC transporter ATP-binding protein: MMTPLLSVNQLRTSFYADGEEIPVVEGVDLDLYPGEVVGLVGESGSGKSVTSLSIMQLLQDTPGRITGGSISYQEQELRTASQKEMRKIRGNELSMIFQEPMTSLNPVMTIEKQLVEAIKEHMDYTKKAAKQHAMAMLEQVGIPRVKEVMKDYPHQLSGGMRQRVMIAMALACEPKLLIADEPTTALDVTIQAQILDVMRRLSEEKQTSILFITHDLGVIAEMCDRVAVMYAGRIVEQGDVYEIFEQPKHPYTKGLLRSIPRLGTRMSRLQSIEGQVPSIEERPKGCKFANRCPVAEAQCFEEEPPLFDGKNRCWLHNREEERHEQTVT, translated from the coding sequence ATGATGACTCCACTGTTATCAGTAAATCAGTTACGTACAAGCTTCTATGCCGATGGAGAGGAAATACCAGTCGTGGAAGGTGTAGATTTAGACTTATACCCTGGGGAGGTTGTTGGACTGGTGGGAGAGTCCGGTAGTGGGAAAAGTGTAACCTCTCTTTCCATTATGCAGTTGCTACAAGACACACCAGGTAGGATTACTGGTGGGTCTATATCCTATCAAGAACAAGAATTACGAACTGCTTCCCAGAAAGAGATGAGGAAGATCAGGGGAAATGAATTATCCATGATCTTTCAAGAACCGATGACTTCGTTAAATCCTGTTATGACCATCGAGAAGCAATTGGTAGAAGCCATCAAAGAGCACATGGATTATACAAAGAAAGCGGCCAAGCAACATGCTATGGCAATGCTCGAACAAGTTGGTATCCCTCGGGTGAAAGAAGTCATGAAGGATTACCCACATCAGCTGTCAGGTGGAATGAGACAGCGAGTGATGATTGCCATGGCGTTGGCGTGTGAACCGAAATTACTGATTGCAGATGAACCAACTACCGCGCTTGATGTAACCATCCAAGCTCAAATCTTAGATGTAATGAGAAGGCTGAGCGAGGAAAAACAAACTTCTATCCTCTTCATTACACACGACTTAGGCGTCATTGCAGAAATGTGCGATCGAGTGGCGGTCATGTATGCTGGTCGAATTGTTGAGCAAGGTGATGTGTACGAAATATTTGAACAGCCTAAACATCCTTACACGAAAGGGCTGCTTCGTTCTATTCCTAGACTTGGAACAAGAATGTCTCGTTTACAATCTATCGAGGGACAAGTTCCTTCTATTGAAGAACGACCTAAAGGGTGTAAATTCGCGAATCGGTGTCCAGTGGCAGAGGCGCAGTGCTTTGAAGAAGAGCCTCCTCTTTTCGACGGGAAGAATCGTTGCTGGTTGCATAATCGAGAGGAGGAGCGACATGAGCAAACCGTTACTTGA
- a CDS encoding ABC transporter ATP-binding protein: MSKPLLEVKNLKKHFVTDKGWLGKPKQLVKAVDGVTLTIREGETYGLVGESGCGKSTTGRLIMQLLDPTDGTIVFQGEELSSLSREQLQRTRKDFQMIFQDPYASLNPRMTVKEIIAEPMRIHGYHYEQGEEAKIDELLGLVGLPIQAKGKYPHEFSGGQRQRIGIARALALEPKLIIADEPVSALDVSIQSQILNLLKDLQERLGLTYLFIAHDLSVVDFISDRIGVMYLGHLVEEGTREELIENPKHPYTKALLSSVPTPDPRAKKERIVLQGELPSPSNPPKGCPFHTRCPFAWSDCEIRKPQLQKSGTETHYTACHLLDAE; this comes from the coding sequence ATGAGCAAACCGTTACTTGAAGTCAAGAATCTTAAGAAACACTTTGTAACCGACAAAGGGTGGCTCGGAAAGCCGAAGCAACTCGTAAAAGCTGTAGATGGAGTAACCCTTACGATAAGAGAAGGGGAAACCTATGGACTTGTTGGAGAATCAGGGTGTGGAAAGTCCACAACGGGTAGGTTGATTATGCAGCTACTAGACCCAACTGATGGAACAATCGTTTTCCAAGGTGAAGAGCTATCTTCCCTTTCTCGCGAACAACTCCAACGAACGAGAAAAGACTTTCAAATGATATTCCAAGACCCTTATGCTTCCCTGAATCCTAGAATGACGGTGAAAGAGATTATCGCAGAACCAATGAGAATTCACGGTTATCACTATGAACAAGGGGAAGAAGCAAAGATAGATGAATTGCTTGGCCTTGTTGGGTTACCCATACAAGCTAAAGGGAAATATCCTCATGAGTTTAGTGGGGGGCAGCGTCAGAGGATTGGGATTGCGAGAGCATTAGCCTTGGAGCCTAAGCTAATCATCGCTGATGAGCCTGTATCAGCACTAGATGTATCCATCCAATCTCAAATTTTAAATCTACTTAAAGACTTACAAGAGAGACTAGGGTTAACGTACTTGTTCATTGCTCACGATTTGAGTGTTGTGGACTTTATATCTGACCGAATCGGTGTGATGTATTTGGGTCATCTTGTAGAAGAGGGGACGCGAGAAGAACTGATCGAAAACCCAAAGCATCCTTATACGAAAGCCCTCCTGTCGTCTGTTCCAACACCTGATCCTAGGGCGAAGAAAGAGAGGATTGTGTTACAAGGAGAGCTGCCAAGTCCATCTAATCCGCCTAAAGGGTGCCCGTTCCATACACGTTGTCCATTTGCATGGAGTGACTGTGAAATAAGGAAACCACAACTGCAAAAGTCGGGAACTGAGACGCACTATACGGCCTGTCATCTACTAGACGCTGAATAA
- a CDS encoding glutathione ABC transporter substrate-binding protein — MKKLIKFSALSLLLLVAVAACSSNDEASSSGSGETSDSSAPSDKSGVTIGVESNFTSMDPHDTNDNQSYSAQSAMLEGLLGFDEDLNIVPVLAKDYSVNEDSTEFTFQLKEGITFHDDSPFNAEAVKANLDRLTDPDAQLRRSSLFELVKSTEVVDEYTVKVILEKPFGAMANNFAHPAAAMISPKSIENSEDIGQEPVGTGPFEFEEWQSGDHVTLVKNEDYREKGLPKTEQITFKVVPESGSRVAMLQTKEVDYVTSVSPSQVEDLDDKDGITIQNEPGLLVRYISMNTMKEPFDNPKVRQAMNYAIDKEAYAKVVYNGYATTLKSSIAPDTQHYSEQENTYSYDPEKAKELLSEAGYPDGFETTIWGGTSSIKQKMMEFYKQQLSQVGITLNVVPMEGGTLNDNIWGVENPEDAELELYNGGWSPSTADADWGMRPLFSENSFPPQAYNTAYYANEQVNELLQKGLQTADDEERAQYYAEAQEIIWKDAPWVFLAVPDMIYGSRDYVQGVDMLPSGVLDLKNAEIVSP, encoded by the coding sequence ATGAAGAAATTAATAAAATTTTCAGCTCTCTCATTACTTTTGCTTGTCGCAGTAGCAGCATGCTCAAGTAATGATGAAGCGAGCTCGAGTGGCTCAGGTGAAACATCTGACTCCTCCGCTCCTAGTGACAAATCAGGGGTTACCATTGGGGTTGAGAGTAATTTCACAAGTATGGACCCGCATGATACGAACGACAACCAATCGTATTCTGCACAATCTGCCATGCTTGAAGGATTACTAGGATTTGATGAGGACTTGAACATCGTCCCGGTATTAGCTAAGGATTATTCAGTGAATGAAGATTCTACTGAATTTACATTCCAACTGAAGGAAGGCATTACGTTTCACGATGATTCACCCTTCAATGCGGAGGCTGTTAAAGCGAATTTAGACCGTTTAACAGACCCTGATGCACAGTTGAGAAGAAGTAGCTTGTTCGAATTGGTAAAGTCAACAGAGGTCGTGGATGAATACACGGTGAAAGTGATTCTTGAGAAACCATTTGGTGCAATGGCGAACAACTTTGCTCACCCAGCTGCTGCAATGATTAGTCCGAAATCGATTGAGAATTCTGAGGACATCGGCCAAGAGCCAGTTGGAACAGGACCTTTCGAATTTGAAGAGTGGCAAAGCGGCGATCATGTCACACTTGTGAAGAATGAAGATTACCGCGAGAAAGGGCTCCCGAAGACTGAACAAATCACGTTCAAAGTCGTTCCGGAGAGTGGGTCTCGTGTCGCGATGCTTCAAACGAAAGAAGTGGATTACGTAACTTCAGTTTCACCTAGTCAAGTAGAAGACCTAGACGATAAAGATGGAATAACGATTCAGAATGAACCAGGGTTGCTTGTTCGTTACATATCTATGAATACGATGAAAGAACCTTTCGACAATCCTAAAGTACGCCAAGCGATGAACTATGCCATCGATAAAGAGGCTTATGCGAAAGTGGTCTATAACGGGTATGCAACAACATTGAAATCTTCAATTGCACCAGATACACAGCATTATTCTGAACAAGAGAATACGTATTCTTATGACCCTGAGAAAGCGAAAGAACTCCTCTCTGAAGCGGGCTATCCTGATGGATTTGAAACAACAATTTGGGGTGGAACAAGCTCGATTAAACAGAAGATGATGGAGTTCTATAAGCAGCAATTGTCTCAAGTTGGAATTACGTTGAATGTGGTTCCGATGGAAGGTGGAACACTTAACGACAACATTTGGGGCGTAGAGAACCCAGAAGACGCGGAACTTGAGTTGTATAACGGGGGTTGGTCTCCTTCTACAGCAGATGCGGATTGGGGAATGCGTCCGCTATTTAGTGAGAATTCCTTCCCACCACAAGCGTATAATACCGCTTATTATGCCAATGAACAGGTGAATGAACTCCTGCAAAAAGGGCTGCAAACAGCAGATGACGAAGAACGAGCACAGTATTACGCTGAAGCTCAGGAAATCATATGGAAGGACGCTCCTTGGGTATTCCTTGCTGTACCAGATATGATTTACGGCAGTCGTGATTATGTACAAGGTGTGGATATGCTTCCATCCGGAGTATTGGACTTGAAGAATGCAGAAATTGTTTCTCCATAA
- a CDS encoding thioredoxin family protein translates to MNHVQTIEAINEMKEQNDLSLLYISRTQCSVCHALLPQVEELLEEKYPSVAAVHVNADELPEIAGEYSIFTVPVMIVFAEGKEMFRKARFVPMEEFDQQLGKLKEAMEA, encoded by the coding sequence ATGAACCATGTACAAACAATAGAAGCTATTAATGAAATGAAAGAACAGAACGATTTATCTCTCTTATATATTTCTAGAACCCAATGCTCCGTATGCCACGCATTGCTGCCACAGGTCGAAGAATTATTAGAAGAGAAATATCCAAGTGTAGCTGCAGTTCATGTGAATGCAGATGAATTACCTGAAATTGCAGGAGAGTACTCCATCTTCACGGTGCCGGTTATGATTGTATTTGCAGAAGGGAAAGAGATGTTCCGTAAAGCTCGATTCGTACCGATGGAAGAATTCGACCAGCAGCTTGGGAAATTGAAAGAAGCCATGGAAGCATAG